Below is a genomic region from Methylobacterium sp. FF17.
ACGATGTAGGTGACGGCGCCCGCCCCGATCGTCGTGATGCTGACCGCGTCGGTGTAGCCGAAGGCCACCGCCGTGAGCGCCCCGACGACGAAGGGGATCACGGTGCCGAGCGCCAGGGCAAGAACCCCGAGGAGGCCGGCGCGGCGCGCCTCCACCACGTCGACCTCGAAGGCGGTGGCCACGATGGCGAAGTCGCGCAGCATCGCCCCGCCCATCAGGCCGATTCCGGCGAGGACCGGCAGGTCGGCGACCCCCCTCTGGCCGCCCGTATACAGGCCGGCCACGTAGGCGAGCACCAGTCCGAGCACGATGGCGATGGCCGAGCCGTGGACCCGGCCGGCGGTGAGCCGCTTTCCGAGAACGTTCGAGACCAGCATCAGCCCGCCGACCACCGCGAAGGCGGCCACCAGGCTCTGCTCGACGAAGACGTGTTCGATCATGTGCAGCATCGGATCACACCTTCTCGGCCGGGCGGGGTTGTACGGACGGGGGCGGCACGCGGTCGTCGGCACCGATCACGGCTCCGCCGTGGCGGACCTGTCCGCTCTCCAGGGGGTCGTCACGGCGCCCGAAGCGTCCGAGCAGGGCCACGCAGGCGAAGCACAGGAGGAGCGACACCGTGGCGGCGATGAGCACGACGGGGCCGCCGCGCACGGCCGCCACCACGTTCTGCTGCGCCGCCATGGCGACCACGATGGGGATGTACATGGTCGACCAGAACTCGACCCCGAGCTTGACCCCGCCGCCGAGCTTGCCCCGGGCGAGGAGCCAGGACCGGGCGGCGATGAGCAGGATCATGGCGAGGCCGACGCCGCCGACATTGGCCTTCACCCCGAGGGCGATGCCCAGCAGGTCGCCGAGGAACACGCCGATCAGCGTGCAGAGTGCGAGGAGCGCGACGCCGAAGATGGTCATCGGGCTCCCTCCGGCATCGTCGCGGGCGGCGTTTGGAATGCATGGGGCACGGGGCGTTCCTCCTGGGTATCCGGTGATTCGTTTTTGATTGCCGTCAGTATACCGAGTATTGACAAAGACGCAATTTGGAATACTGATTGGGCCTGAGGGCGGAGCCTCGCATGTCGGAAGGCGCGGATTGCGCCAGACCGTATACGCGGGGTGGAACGAGGGAGCGGACGGGATGATGGATTGGCGCCAGGAACGCACCGCCCGTGAGGCGCGCCTCGAACGGGCGCGGCCGCACGCGGACGGCAAGGTCGTGCCGGCGGCCCGGGTCGTCGACCTCCTCGAGGCGATCCTTCAGCCCGGCGACCGGGTCTGCCTCGAGGGCGACAACCAGAAGCAGGCCGATTGCCTCGCCCGGGGCCTCTCCGCCTGCGATCCGGCCCGGGTCCACGACCTGCACATGGTGCAGTCGGGCATCGTGCTGCCCGAGCACCTCGACATCTTCGAGCAGGGCATCGCGAAGCGGCTCGACTACTCGTATTCCGGCCCGCAGGGTGGGCGCATCGCGAAAATGCTGTATGGCGGCCAGATCGAGCTCGGGGCGGTGCACACCTACCTCGAGCTCTTCGCGCGCTACTTCATCGACCTGACGCCGAACGTGGCGCTGATCGCCGGGGTCTCGGCCGACCGGGACGGCAACCTCTATACGGGCCCCAACACCGAGGACACGCCGACCGTGGTGGAGGCGACCGCCTTCAAGAACGGCGTGGTGGTGGCGCAGGTCAACGCGATCGTCGACCGGGTGCCCCGCGTCGACATCCCCGGCGACCGGGTCGACTTCGTGGTCGAGGCCGACAAGCCCTTCTACGTCGAGCCGCTCTTCACCCGCGACCCGGCGGCGGTGACCGAGACCCAGATCCTGATGGCCATGATGGCGATCAAGGGCATCTACGCCGCGTACGGCATCCGCCGCCTCAACCACGGCATCGGCTTCGGCACGGCGGCCATCGAGCTGCTGCTGCCCACGTACGCCGAGCGCCTCGGCCTGAAGGGGCAGATCGCGACCCACTGGGCGCTGAACCCGCATCCGAGCCTGATCCCGGCCATCGAATCCGGCTGGGTCCACCAGATCCACTGCTTCGGTTCGGAAGTGGGCATGGACAACTACATCCGCGCCCGCCCGGACGTGTTCTTCACGGGCTCCGACGGCTCGCTCCGCTCCAACCGCGCCTTCTGCCAGACGGCGGGGCTCTATGCCTGCGACCTCTTCATCGGCTCCACCCTGCAGATCGATCTCCAGGGCCATTCCTCCACCGTGACCACGAACCGGGTCGCGGGCTTCGGCGGCGCGCCGAACATGGGCTCCGATCCGCACGGGCGGCGCCACCCCTCCGACACCTGGATGAAGGCGGGGCGCGAGGCCGGCGGCACCGGCGACCCGGCCCTGCGGCGCGGGCGCAAGCTCGTGGTGCAGCTCGTCGAGACCTTCGGCGACAAGCTCGTCCCGGCCTTCGTGGAAAAACTCGACGCCCTGGAGCTCGCGAAGAAACTCAACCTCGAGCTCGCCCCCGTGATGGTCTACGCCGACGACGTGACCCACATCGTCACCGAGGAGGGCATCGCCAACCTGCTCCTGTGCCGGACGCTCGACGAGCGGGAACAGGCGATCCGCGGGGTGGCCGGCTACACCGATGTCGGGCGGGGTCGCGACCACGCCGAAGTCGAGCGCCTGCGCGCCCGCGGGATCATTCGACGCCCCGAGGATCTCGGCATCGAGCCCCTCGACGCCGACCGCTCGCTGCTCGCGGCGCGCTCGATCAAGGACCTCGTGCACTGGTCGGGCGGGCTCTACGAGCCGCCGGCCAAGTTCCGGAACTGGTGAGGGAGTTTTGCCATGGAGACCCTGCACTTCCACCACGCCACGACCCGGCCGCTCTCCGGCAGCCGGAAAAGCGCGCTCACCGGGGTGGTGGCCTCCGGCAACCTCGAAGTGCTGCTGGAGCGCGACTGCCCGCCCGGCGAGTGCCGCTTCGCCATCGACACCGCGATCGCCGGTTACGGCGAGGTCTGGGCGGCGGTGGTGGCCGATTTCGTCGCCCGCCGGC
It encodes:
- the madM gene encoding malonate transporter subunit MadM, encoding MLHMIEHVFVEQSLVAAFAVVGGLMLVSNVLGKRLTAGRVHGSAIAIVLGLVLAYVAGLYTGGQRGVADLPVLAGIGLMGGAMLRDFAIVATAFEVDVVEARRAGLLGVLALALGTVIPFVVGALTAVAFGYTDAVSITTIGAGAVTYIVGPVTGAALGADSAVMALSIATGVTKAVMVMVGTPLVAKLIGLDNPRSAMAFGGLMGTVSGVAGGLAATDPKLVPYGALTATFHTGIGCLVGPSLFYLTVRAIVG
- the madL gene encoding malonate transporter subunit MadL → MTIFGVALLALCTLIGVFLGDLLGIALGVKANVGGVGLAMILLIAARSWLLARGKLGGGVKLGVEFWSTMYIPIVVAMAAQQNVVAAVRGGPVVLIAATVSLLLCFACVALLGRFGRRDDPLESGQVRHGGAVIGADDRVPPPSVQPRPAEKV
- the mdcA gene encoding malonate decarboxylase subunit alpha — protein: MMDWRQERTAREARLERARPHADGKVVPAARVVDLLEAILQPGDRVCLEGDNQKQADCLARGLSACDPARVHDLHMVQSGIVLPEHLDIFEQGIAKRLDYSYSGPQGGRIAKMLYGGQIELGAVHTYLELFARYFIDLTPNVALIAGVSADRDGNLYTGPNTEDTPTVVEATAFKNGVVVAQVNAIVDRVPRVDIPGDRVDFVVEADKPFYVEPLFTRDPAAVTETQILMAMMAIKGIYAAYGIRRLNHGIGFGTAAIELLLPTYAERLGLKGQIATHWALNPHPSLIPAIESGWVHQIHCFGSEVGMDNYIRARPDVFFTGSDGSLRSNRAFCQTAGLYACDLFIGSTLQIDLQGHSSTVTTNRVAGFGGAPNMGSDPHGRRHPSDTWMKAGREAGGTGDPALRRGRKLVVQLVETFGDKLVPAFVEKLDALELAKKLNLELAPVMVYADDVTHIVTEEGIANLLLCRTLDEREQAIRGVAGYTDVGRGRDHAEVERLRARGIIRRPEDLGIEPLDADRSLLAARSIKDLVHWSGGLYEPPAKFRNW
- the mdcC gene encoding malonate decarboxylase acyl carrier protein, whose product is METLHFHHATTRPLSGSRKSALTGVVASGNLEVLLERDCPPGECRFAIDTAIAGYGEVWAAVVADFVARRQPGGLTITINDGGARPDTVSLRLAQGARLMEAP